The Rhodococcus triatomae genome includes a window with the following:
- a CDS encoding TerC family protein codes for MNVSLLTWVVTCAVILALFVFDFYAHVRTPHAPSLRESGFWSAVYITIAIIFGLFVMWMWGTGFGGEYFAGYVTEKALSVDNLFVFVIIMASFSVPREYQQKVLLIGIVMALVMRGAFIAVGAAAINAYSWVFYIFGAFLIFTAVKLIRDHNGEEDVEKQRDSAVIRMVKKVLPTTEEYDGDKLVTRVNGKRMVTPLLLALVAIGFTDILFALDSIPAIYGLTQEPYLVFTANAFALMGLRQLYFLIGGLLERLVYLSYGLSIILAFIGVKLVLHALHENTLSFVNGGEHVSVPEVGTAFSLIVIVGVLVVTTIASLIRTKGAAQVDERRGEDERRDETVHERRD; via the coding sequence TTGAACGTTTCGCTGCTCACCTGGGTCGTGACGTGCGCCGTCATCCTGGCGCTGTTCGTCTTCGACTTCTACGCCCACGTTCGCACACCGCACGCCCCGTCACTGCGTGAATCCGGCTTCTGGTCCGCCGTCTACATCACCATCGCGATCATCTTCGGTCTTTTCGTCATGTGGATGTGGGGAACGGGATTCGGCGGCGAGTACTTCGCCGGTTACGTCACCGAGAAGGCGTTGTCGGTCGACAACCTCTTCGTCTTCGTGATCATCATGGCCAGCTTCTCCGTGCCACGGGAGTACCAACAGAAGGTGCTGCTCATCGGCATCGTGATGGCGCTGGTCATGCGCGGCGCGTTCATCGCGGTCGGCGCCGCGGCGATCAACGCGTACAGCTGGGTGTTCTACATCTTCGGCGCATTCCTGATCTTCACCGCTGTCAAGCTGATTCGCGACCACAACGGCGAGGAGGACGTCGAGAAGCAGCGGGACAGTGCCGTCATCCGGATGGTCAAGAAGGTGCTGCCGACCACCGAGGAGTACGACGGCGACAAACTGGTGACCAGGGTGAACGGCAAGCGGATGGTTACGCCGCTGCTGCTCGCGCTCGTCGCGATCGGCTTCACGGACATCCTGTTCGCACTCGACTCGATCCCGGCGATCTACGGACTCACCCAGGAGCCCTACCTGGTGTTCACGGCCAACGCCTTCGCGCTGATGGGCCTGCGCCAGCTGTACTTCCTCATCGGCGGCCTACTCGAGCGGCTGGTGTACCTGTCGTATGGTCTGTCGATCATCCTCGCGTTCATCGGCGTCAAGCTGGTGTTGCACGCGCTGCACGAGAACACGCTGTCGTTCGTCAACGGTGGCGAGCACGTCTCGGTACCCGAGGTCGGCACCGCCTTCTCGCTCATCGTGATCGTCGGTGTGCTGGTCGTCACCACGATCGCCAGCCTGATCCGGACGAAGGGCGCTGCTCAGGTCGACGAGCGTCGCGGCGAGGACGAGCGTCGCGACGAGACGGTGCACGAGCGCCGGGACTGA
- a CDS encoding YciI family protein yields MALFVVEYTYSAATTAGRDEHRPSHRAWLADLVERRIVLSSGPFADGAGAFIVVDAADRDTVSLLFTHDPFAKAGLVDRVRIVEWTPVLGRFS; encoded by the coding sequence ATGGCCTTGTTCGTCGTCGAGTACACCTACTCCGCCGCCACCACCGCGGGCCGGGACGAGCACCGCCCGTCCCACCGCGCCTGGCTGGCAGATCTCGTCGAGCGCCGGATCGTGCTCTCCTCCGGGCCGTTCGCCGACGGCGCCGGCGCCTTCATCGTCGTCGACGCCGCCGATCGGGACACGGTGTCCTTGCTGTTCACGCACGACCCGTTCGCCAAGGCAGGTCTGGTGGACCGGGTGCGGATCGTGGAGTGGACGCCCGTGCTGGGCCGGTTCAGCTGA